The Actinobacillus equuli genome includes a window with the following:
- the putA gene encoding bifunctional proline dehydrogenase/L-glutamate gamma-semialdehyde dehydrogenase PutA produces the protein MQQYHLLPNTSIRPTLSQHYRIDETELVQQLLTEARTDEHQPNIKALTRQLVEKVRANRQKASGVDALMHEFSLSSQEGIALMCLAEALLRIPDQATRDKLIKDKIAKGDWKSHIGKSPSLFVNASAWGLVFTGKVLSLSETSLSQTLIQLINKGGEPIIRQGMDFAMRLLGKQFVTGETIQIALKNSEARFNKGFRFTYDMLGESAFTEEDAKRYYQDYVSSVHAVGAVSKGLGVYQSSGISVKLSAIHPRYSLAQHDRVVAELYPRLRDLCLLAKRYDIGINIDAEEADRLEISLDLIDRLLDEPALAGFEGIGFVVQAYQKRCLSVIDYLIQKAREKQRKLMIRLVKGAYWDAEIKRAQADCASGYPVFSRKVHTDLNYIACAKKLLGAQDVIYPQFATHNAQTLATIYYLAKGKKFEFQCLHGMGETLYDQVVGKENLDIQCRVYAPVGSYQTLLAYLVRRLLENGSNSSFVNQLVDERVSVESLTEDPVLKAEKTAGSMHPKIPLPRCLFNDRINSQGYDLSDAVQLERLQTQLNQLAKVQYKAYPLLADSYYEGSTAKPIFNPALNTQQVGEVIFAHSSDVEKAFVIAEQNQTAWQATPPTQRAAILEKFADLLESNMPTLFDLAVREAGKTLNNAIAEVREAVDFCRYYANEVKRNPQAYQNPRGIIVAISPWNFPLAIFTGEVVSALVAGNVVLAKPAEQTSLMAHYAVELCYQAGIPKGVLQCLPGSGAEIGNQLTSDSRVDGVIFTGSTETAKTINRNLQKQTKIVPLIAETGGQNALIMDSSALGEQVVADVLNSAFDSAGQRCSALRVLYLQEDVADHILAMLKGAMAELRVGKPQLLNTDIGPVIDRTAQSRLLAHIEKMKAMAKSYYQVPIAAEVEQNGIFVPPTLLEIDHISQIEHEVFGPVLHVIRFNANQFEQIIHDINSTGFGLTSGLHSRIDTTINQWLDKVHAGNLYVNRNTVGAVVGVQPFGGMGLSGTGPKAGGPLYLQRLVKSEAWTLADLEGETIIETDKLAQAIRQTLTGEQQSEALTLLQTLRPKSPLAKVFKMQGITGENNYLRFEARPMIAVSNGSLLEQIKAMIAIAVCGSKAVVKEGSPLAEYAHQFAEYLMITDDFNNLSALSVMIVLEPLSTQERQHYAERNGAILTYVESLELALSLLPLVHEKSISINTAAAGGNATLMSEMN, from the coding sequence ATGCAACAATATCATCTTCTCCCTAACACTTCGATTCGCCCTACTCTTAGCCAACACTATCGCATTGATGAGACCGAACTTGTGCAGCAGCTTTTAACCGAAGCAAGAACGGATGAGCATCAACCGAATATTAAAGCGCTAACCCGTCAGCTTGTCGAAAAGGTGCGAGCTAATCGCCAAAAAGCCAGTGGTGTCGATGCATTGATGCACGAGTTTTCGCTTTCAAGCCAAGAAGGCATCGCTTTAATGTGTTTAGCTGAAGCTTTACTACGTATTCCCGATCAAGCGACCCGAGACAAACTGATTAAAGACAAAATCGCAAAAGGTGATTGGAAGTCGCATATAGGCAAAAGCCCGTCTCTGTTTGTGAATGCTTCCGCATGGGGACTGGTATTTACCGGTAAAGTGCTTTCGCTGTCTGAAACTTCACTTTCCCAAACGCTTATTCAACTCATCAATAAAGGCGGAGAACCGATTATCCGCCAAGGAATGGATTTTGCGATGCGCTTACTCGGCAAACAATTCGTTACCGGTGAAACCATTCAAATTGCCCTTAAAAATAGCGAAGCTCGTTTTAACAAAGGCTTCCGCTTTACCTACGATATGCTTGGTGAGTCGGCATTTACCGAAGAAGATGCCAAGCGCTACTATCAAGATTATGTATCTTCCGTACATGCGGTCGGTGCGGTATCAAAAGGACTTGGCGTTTATCAGTCATCCGGTATATCGGTAAAACTCTCCGCTATTCACCCTCGCTACTCGCTGGCGCAACACGATCGTGTTGTTGCAGAACTCTATCCTCGTTTACGTGATTTATGTTTACTTGCCAAACGCTATGATATCGGCATCAACATTGATGCCGAAGAAGCTGACCGCTTAGAAATCTCACTCGATCTCATCGACCGCTTATTAGATGAGCCGGCACTTGCAGGGTTTGAAGGTATTGGTTTCGTGGTACAAGCTTATCAAAAACGCTGTTTATCGGTGATTGATTACCTCATTCAAAAAGCTCGAGAAAAACAACGTAAGCTAATGATTCGTTTAGTGAAAGGCGCATATTGGGATGCCGAAATCAAACGAGCGCAAGCAGACTGTGCCAGCGGTTATCCGGTTTTCTCACGTAAAGTGCATACCGATTTAAATTACATTGCTTGTGCAAAAAAATTACTTGGCGCCCAAGATGTGATTTATCCGCAATTCGCCACCCACAACGCCCAAACGCTCGCCACCATTTATTATCTTGCTAAAGGCAAAAAATTTGAATTTCAATGCTTACACGGTATGGGAGAAACCTTATACGACCAAGTGGTCGGCAAAGAAAACCTTGATATTCAATGCCGTGTTTATGCGCCGGTCGGTTCTTACCAAACCTTATTAGCCTATTTGGTTCGCCGTTTATTAGAAAACGGTTCAAACAGTTCATTTGTCAATCAATTGGTTGACGAGCGAGTATCGGTCGAAAGCTTAACCGAAGATCCGGTGCTGAAAGCGGAAAAAACCGCGGGCTCAATGCACCCGAAAATTCCATTACCTCGCTGCTTATTTAACGATCGTATTAATTCGCAAGGTTACGATCTCAGCGATGCGGTGCAACTTGAACGCCTCCAAACACAGCTCAATCAGTTGGCAAAAGTGCAATACAAAGCTTATCCATTACTAGCCGACAGTTATTATGAAGGTAGTACCGCCAAACCGATTTTCAATCCGGCATTGAATACCCAACAAGTCGGTGAAGTCATTTTCGCTCACTCATCAGATGTCGAAAAAGCTTTTGTAATTGCCGAACAAAATCAGACAGCTTGGCAAGCTACTCCACCGACGCAAAGAGCTGCGATTCTTGAAAAATTTGCTGATTTACTGGAAAGCAATATGCCGACTTTATTCGATCTTGCGGTTCGGGAAGCGGGTAAAACGCTGAATAATGCGATTGCCGAAGTCAGAGAAGCGGTCGATTTTTGCCGTTATTATGCAAATGAAGTGAAGCGCAACCCGCAAGCATATCAGAATCCAAGAGGAATTATTGTTGCGATTAGCCCGTGGAACTTCCCGTTGGCGATTTTTACCGGTGAAGTCGTCTCCGCTTTAGTTGCAGGTAATGTAGTGTTGGCGAAACCGGCGGAACAAACTTCCTTAATGGCTCATTATGCGGTGGAATTATGCTATCAAGCCGGTATTCCAAAAGGTGTTTTGCAATGTTTACCGGGTAGCGGAGCGGAAATCGGTAATCAACTGACTTCCGATTCTCGAGTGGACGGCGTAATTTTTACCGGCTCGACCGAAACTGCCAAAACCATCAACCGCAATTTGCAAAAACAAACCAAAATCGTACCGCTGATTGCGGAAACCGGCGGACAAAACGCCTTGATTATGGATAGCTCCGCGCTCGGCGAACAAGTGGTGGCGGATGTACTTAACTCGGCGTTTGATTCGGCTGGGCAACGTTGTTCGGCACTTCGTGTACTTTATCTGCAAGAAGATGTTGCCGATCATATTCTAGCAATGCTTAAAGGTGCAATGGCGGAGTTACGTGTCGGCAAACCGCAATTACTGAATACCGATATTGGTCCGGTAATCGATCGCACGGCACAAAGTCGCTTACTAGCGCATATTGAAAAAATGAAAGCGATGGCAAAATCGTACTATCAAGTGCCTATTGCAGCGGAGGTGGAACAGAACGGGATTTTCGTGCCGCCAACCTTACTTGAAATCGATCATATCTCACAAATCGAACATGAAGTGTTTGGCCCGGTACTACACGTGATTCGCTTTAATGCCAACCAATTCGAACAAATTATTCATGACATTAACTCGACCGGTTTCGGCTTAACCAGCGGTTTACATAGTCGTATTGATACCACCATTAATCAATGGCTCGACAAAGTACACGCCGGTAACTTATATGTTAATCGTAATACGGTCGGTGCAGTGGTCGGCGTGCAACCGTTCGGCGGCATGGGACTTTCCGGTACAGGCCCAAAAGCCGGCGGGCCGCTTTATTTACAACGTTTGGTAAAAAGCGAAGCTTGGACGCTTGCTGATTTAGAAGGCGAAACGATTATAGAAACGGATAAACTTGCACAAGCCATTCGCCAAACACTTACCGGTGAACAACAAAGCGAAGCATTAACACTCTTGCAAACTTTACGCCCAAAATCACCGCTTGCAAAAGTGTTTAAAATGCAGGGCATTACCGGCGAAAACAACTACTTACGCTTTGAAGCTCGTCCTATGATTGCAGTAAGTAATGGCTCACTGCTCGAACAAATCAAAGCAATGATTGCTATTGCGGTATGCGGCAGTAAAGCGGTGGTTAAAGAGGGTTCACCGTTAGCGGAATACGCACATCAATTTGCCGAATACTTAATGATAACAGACGACTTCAATAATCTTTCGGCATTAAGTGTAATGATTGTACTTGAGCCGCTTTCCACGCAAGAACGTCAACATTATGCCGAGCGTAACGGTGCGATTTTAACTTATGTGGAAAGCCTTGAATTGGCGCTTTCATTGCTACCGCTGGTACATGAAAAATCGATCAGCATTAACACCGCAGCCGCCGGTGGTAATGCAACCTTGATGAGTGAAATGAATTAG
- a CDS encoding uracil-xanthine permease family protein, with protein MTNQTISTPKQVFVGLQMLFVAFGALVLMPLITGLDPNTALLTAGIGTLLFQLCTKGQVPIFLASSFAFIAPIQYGVQQWGIPTTMGGLVFTGFVYFVLSSLVKWKGANILEKLFPPVVVGPVIIIIGLGLAPTAVDMALGKGTTIEPNTALLISMATLITTLIVAVFAKGLMKLVPIMFGIVVGYILSLVFGIIDFSPVTNAAWFSLPKLTTPEFKLEAILYLLPIALAPAVEHVGGIMAISSVTGKDFMNKPGLHRTLLGDGVATSAAAFLGGPPNTTYAEVTGAVMLTKNFNPRVMTFAAIWAIAISFCGKVGAFLQTIPGVVMGGIMMLVFGSIAAVGMSTLIRAKVDMGEARNLCIVSVVMTFGIGGMLINVGEFSLKGISLCAIAAIVMNLLLPKEAAKKAE; from the coding sequence ATGACAAATCAAACTATCAGCACACCTAAACAGGTGTTTGTTGGCTTACAAATGCTATTTGTGGCATTTGGTGCTTTAGTATTAATGCCGTTAATTACCGGCTTAGATCCTAATACAGCCCTCCTTACTGCCGGTATCGGCACCCTACTTTTCCAACTTTGTACCAAAGGTCAAGTGCCTATTTTCCTCGCCTCTTCCTTCGCATTTATCGCACCGATTCAATACGGCGTACAGCAATGGGGCATCCCAACCACCATGGGCGGTTTGGTATTTACCGGTTTCGTTTACTTCGTATTAAGTTCATTAGTGAAATGGAAAGGGGCAAATATCCTCGAAAAACTTTTCCCACCAGTGGTAGTTGGGCCGGTAATCATTATTATCGGCTTAGGTTTAGCCCCGACTGCAGTTGATATGGCGCTAGGTAAAGGTACAACAATTGAACCGAATACCGCCTTACTGATTTCAATGGCAACCTTAATCACCACACTTATCGTAGCGGTCTTTGCCAAAGGTTTAATGAAATTAGTACCGATTATGTTCGGAATTGTGGTTGGTTATATCCTTTCGCTCGTGTTCGGCATCATTGATTTTAGCCCGGTAACTAATGCCGCTTGGTTTAGCTTACCGAAACTCACCACGCCGGAATTTAAGTTAGAAGCGATTCTTTACTTATTACCTATCGCCCTTGCACCGGCAGTCGAACACGTCGGCGGCATTATGGCGATCAGCTCGGTAACCGGTAAAGATTTTATGAATAAACCGGGTTTACACCGCACGTTATTAGGTGACGGCGTTGCAACCTCTGCCGCAGCATTTTTAGGCGGCCCACCAAATACTACTTATGCGGAAGTTACCGGTGCGGTTATGCTCACCAAAAACTTTAACCCACGTGTAATGACCTTTGCCGCTATTTGGGCAATTGCCATTTCATTCTGCGGCAAAGTGGGCGCCTTCTTACAAACCATCCCAGGCGTAGTGATGGGCGGCATTATGATGTTAGTTTTCGGTTCTATCGCGGCAGTTGGTATGAGTACATTAATTCGTGCCAAAGTGGATATGGGCGAAGCTCGCAACCTCTGTATCGTTTCAGTAGTCATGACCTTCGGCATCGGCGGCATGCTGATCAACGTTGGCGAATTCTCACTGAAAGGCATCAGCCTCTGCGCAATCGCCGCAATCGTGATGAACTTACTTCTCCCAAAAGAAGCGGCTAAAAAAGCAGAATAA
- a CDS encoding Imm8 family immunity protein translates to MVIADLKSINYCGVSSKNEAQELMLDPTGYNLKISLTIGEKGKEGGDYFAVEVFNTQLVKSAQIVLASKSFIVCDDIDDIDDIEREIKYKVNSISGKDWEDVLNKLRYYFDWEYENLKFVS, encoded by the coding sequence ATGGTTATTGCAGACTTAAAATCTATTAACTATTGTGGGGTTTCATCAAAAAATGAAGCTCAGGAATTAATGCTTGATCCTACAGGATATAATTTAAAGATATCTTTAACTATAGGTGAGAAAGGTAAAGAGGGGGGAGATTATTTTGCAGTAGAAGTCTTTAATACTCAATTAGTAAAATCTGCCCAAATAGTTCTTGCATCTAAAAGTTTTATTGTATGCGATGATATAGATGATATAGATGATATAGAGAGAGAAATCAAATATAAAGTAAATAGTATTTCTGGAAAAGATTGGGAAGACGTTTTAAATAAATTAAGGTACTACTTTGATTGGGAATATGAAAATTTAAAATTTGTTAGTTAA
- a CDS encoding polymorphic toxin type 50 domain-containing protein: protein MLLSEVVFNKEASQLSEEERELLSVAGQLSGALAGNAVGGNTATTLQGIETAKRAVENNYLSAQEAARKLELEDKLHRGVITSEEITELSEIKNKDRESDLALISACEGNSLSLACNSERQKLERDKFSYSNAKYTPTGYNYPTYTHYSDLYAEDYKKVAIFSDRYDVLKNAKVKADADFYNATGIDPSWIGRIDAANRVVASIAGVRLSTTKVNSSSENIPKSANSNEKLPVVGNISGYEINKVDFSKLGIEISKQNKHIVHTNEYKIAVANGQQKSIITVSLDSLKGYAGTGQHIGKIDVGLPGSKERVHFNKVIGNYIDPITEKSSPTTIGIIHYSKNGYHVVPARPKEH from the coding sequence ATGTTATTATCGGAAGTGGTTTTTAACAAAGAGGCAAGCCAATTAAGTGAAGAAGAGCGCGAGTTACTGAGTGTTGCAGGTCAATTATCGGGTGCTTTAGCCGGTAATGCGGTGGGCGGTAATACGGCAACAACCTTACAAGGGATAGAAACGGCAAAAAGGGCGGTGGAGAATAACTATCTCTCAGCTCAAGAAGCGGCAAGAAAATTAGAATTAGAGGATAAACTACATCGAGGGGTTATTACATCAGAAGAAATTACGGAACTTAGTGAAATTAAGAATAAGGATAGAGAGAGCGATTTAGCTTTAATTTCAGCTTGCGAAGGAAATTCACTCTCTTTAGCATGTAACTCAGAGAGACAAAAATTAGAGCGAGATAAATTTAGTTATTCAAATGCTAAATATACACCAACAGGTTATAACTACCCGACATATACACATTATTCAGACCTGTATGCAGAAGATTATAAAAAGGTGGCAATTTTTTCAGATAGATATGATGTATTGAAAAATGCCAAAGTAAAGGCGGATGCTGATTTTTATAATGCGACAGGTATTGATCCAAGTTGGATTGGAAGAATTGACGCAGCAAATCGAGTAGTTGCAAGTATAGCGGGTGTAAGACTTTCAACAACGAAGGTTAATAGTTCAAGTGAAAATATTCCTAAATCTGCAAATTCAAATGAGAAATTGCCTGTAGTCGGAAATATCTCAGGATATGAGATAAATAAGGTAGATTTTTCTAAATTAGGAATTGAGATATCCAAACAAAATAAACATATTGTGCATACAAATGAATATAAGATCGCTGTTGCAAATGGACAACAAAAAAGCATAATTACTGTTAGTCTGGATTCTTTAAAAGGATATGCTGGAACAGGGCAGCATATTGGAAAAATTGATGTTGGGCTACCAGGTTCTAAAGAAAGGGTTCATTTTAACAAAGTTATAGGAAATTATATCGATCCTATAACAGAGAAAAGCTCTCCGACGACAATAGGAATTATCCATTATAGTAAGAATGGATATCATGTAGTTCCAGCAAGACCTAAGGAGCATTAA
- a CDS encoding VENN motif pre-toxin domain-containing protein — MNQAIKQLTEQSETANIAAHVLWGAIEAELAGGKASTGAVAAGAAEIGARVLTQGLYEKEPHELTTEEKEEVLALSKALAGLASGAVNGGSSVETLNAVSTGVEVAKNAVENNYLTSEQSLAFEKELKECKANNKDCSIVIQKYLNMSNKSSEELQAKCNNGGIMCAAKEELIDAYTTIARAK; from the coding sequence GTGAATCAGGCGATAAAACAGCTGACAGAGCAGAGTGAAACGGCAAATATTGCTGCTCACGTGTTGTGGGGCGCAATAGAAGCGGAACTAGCCGGAGGTAAAGCAAGCACGGGAGCCGTTGCGGCAGGTGCAGCAGAGATAGGCGCAAGAGTACTCACGCAGGGGCTTTATGAAAAAGAGCCGCATGAACTGACGACGGAAGAAAAAGAGGAGGTGTTAGCGCTCAGCAAAGCCTTAGCCGGTTTAGCATCAGGTGCCGTGAATGGTGGCTCAAGTGTAGAAACGCTAAACGCAGTGAGCACAGGTGTAGAAGTAGCGAAGAATGCGGTGGAGAATAATTATCTTACATCAGAACAGTCTCTTGCTTTTGAAAAAGAATTAAAGGAATGTAAGGCAAATAATAAGGATTGTAGTATTGTTATCCAAAAATATTTAAATATGAGTAATAAGAGCTCAGAGGAATTACAAGCAAAATGTAATAATGGTGGAATTATGTGTGCAGCTAAAGAAGAATTGATAGATGCTTATACAACGATAGCAAGGGCGAAGTGA
- a CDS encoding VENN motif pre-toxin domain-containing protein: protein MLLSEVVFNKEASQLSEEERELLSVAGQLSGALVGNGVGGNTAATLQGIETAKRAVENNYLFINEAKEKMVLQRKKVEGTATKDDLARLEEINRIDEKRNQEIRDACKQVSSEQCLSLARTAQYAQRGYEEYFSYRGQLKDIFSNDFANVEQILRGKDADSVYIEKVALCIAKAENIPLEAAKSKVENLMLFKNFAELVGSIRGATSAKYGAKVTGVPANYPKVVFNGIELHPNLPEPKAGYGFVPQKAKGNSVYQEWKDINGYRGEINLANSIQETPNRQVIKWGNSTGTNGSDVISVNTKTREVELWDSKVRTSLTKGRESPTFSRENTRNNAIREAIEEISNTKIISEHVKDKAIQNLKIGNFTTHTVGYSKVKNSVTQKYCNNQKCE, encoded by the coding sequence ATGTTATTATCGGAAGTGGTTTTTAACAAAGAAGCAAGCCAATTAAGTGAAGAAGAGCGAGAGTTACTGAGTGTTGCAGGTCAATTATCGGGTGCTTTAGTTGGTAATGGAGTGGGCGGTAATACGGCAGCAACCTTACAAGGGATAGAAACGGCAAAAAGAGCGGTGGAGAATAACTATTTATTTATTAATGAAGCCAAAGAAAAAATGGTTTTACAACGTAAAAAAGTAGAAGGTACAGCTACAAAAGATGACTTAGCTCGTTTAGAGGAAATTAATCGAATTGATGAGAAACGCAATCAAGAAATTAGAGATGCTTGTAAGCAAGTAAGTAGTGAGCAATGTTTATCATTAGCTAGGACTGCTCAATATGCTCAACGTGGTTATGAAGAATATTTTTCTTACCGAGGACAGTTAAAAGATATTTTTTCTAATGATTTTGCCAATGTAGAGCAAATTTTACGAGGAAAAGATGCGGATTCGGTATATATAGAGAAAGTAGCTTTATGTATTGCAAAAGCAGAAAATATTCCGTTAGAAGCGGCAAAATCTAAAGTTGAAAACCTAATGCTCTTTAAGAATTTTGCGGAACTTGTTGGCTCTATCAGAGGAGCGACATCTGCTAAATATGGAGCTAAGGTTACAGGGGTACCGGCGAATTATCCAAAAGTTGTTTTCAATGGCATTGAATTGCACCCTAATCTTCCTGAGCCAAAAGCAGGTTATGGTTTTGTTCCACAAAAAGCAAAAGGTAATTCGGTGTATCAAGAATGGAAAGATATTAATGGTTATCGTGGAGAAATAAATTTAGCGAATAGCATTCAAGAAACTCCAAATAGACAAGTAATAAAATGGGGGAATTCAACAGGTACAAATGGTAGTGATGTAATTTCTGTTAATACGAAAACAAGAGAGGTTGAACTTTGGGATAGTAAAGTAAGAACATCATTAACCAAAGGAAGAGAATCTCCAACTTTTTCTAGAGAAAATACTCGTAATAATGCAATTAGAGAGGCAATAGAAGAAATTTCAAATACTAAGATTATTTCTGAACACGTTAAAGACAAAGCTATACAGAATTTAAAAATAGGGAACTTTACAACCCATACAGTTGGATATAGTAAGGTAAAAAATTCTGTAACTCAAAAATATTGCAACAATCAAAAATGTGAGTAA
- a CDS encoding SMI1/KNR4 family protein: protein MKFRGLEIRYDSGTADIKIIKGVEDIFNIKFPKLYIELMSKHNGLAVEPNCITYYDSYSDEEGMAAIGFDSFETELNPEPQDIRRQYIYDDPVYGYEHVYSFGRTAGGDFICFDYRDEPTGDEPKICIVIHDEYDEETGKHLLFPVADNFEEFLDGLKTFDEIMAKYEE, encoded by the coding sequence ATGAAATTTAGAGGTTTAGAAATTAGGTATGATAGTGGAACAGCTGATATTAAAATTATCAAAGGCGTTGAAGATATTTTTAATATTAAGTTTCCAAAATTATATATTGAATTAATGTCAAAACATAATGGTCTCGCCGTAGAACCTAATTGTATTACTTATTATGATAGCTATAGCGATGAAGAAGGGATGGCTGCAATTGGTTTTGATAGTTTTGAAACGGAATTAAATCCAGAACCTCAAGATATTCGTAGGCAGTATATTTATGATGACCCAGTATATGGCTATGAACATGTATATTCATTTGGTCGTACAGCCGGTGGAGATTTTATTTGTTTTGATTATCGGGATGAACCAACAGGAGATGAACCGAAGATTTGCATCGTTATCCACGATGAATATGATGAGGAAACAGGAAAACATTTATTATTTCCTGTCGCGGATAATTTTGAAGAATTTTTAGACGGGCTAAAAACTTTTGATGAAATTATGGCTAAGTATGAAGAATAG
- a CDS encoding DUF6911 family protein: MNNFYFSGFVINENQREQIYKNISSISDMENFIKFFMSHPNGVMILSDESKEDDDNFSELYLYKDGEFYMPVLHINVSDDLEVKNIKGEGEGWCLFQGEPYPNNMITKDIEIVFSVFREFYLTGKVESMV; encoded by the coding sequence ATGAATAATTTTTATTTTTCAGGGTTTGTTATTAATGAAAATCAAAGGGAACAAATATATAAAAATATTTCATCAATAAGTGATATGGAAAATTTTATTAAATTTTTTATGTCCCATCCTAATGGGGTTATGATTTTGTCTGATGAATCTAAAGAAGATGATGATAATTTTTCAGAATTATATTTATATAAGGATGGTGAGTTTTATATGCCTGTTTTACATATCAATGTGTCCGATGATTTGGAAGTGAAAAATATAAAAGGAGAAGGGGAAGGATGGTGTTTATTCCAAGGGGAACCTTACCCTAACAATATGATTACGAAGGATATTGAAATCGTATTTAGTGTTTTTCGTGAGTTTTATTTAACAGGTAAAGTAGAATCTATGGTTTAA